A part of Oryctolagus cuniculus chromosome 4, mOryCun1.1, whole genome shotgun sequence genomic DNA contains:
- the LOC138849430 gene encoding olfactory receptor 5AC1-like translates to MAEENQTLVMEFVLTGLTDRPELQLSLFLVFLAIYLTTTVGNLGLIALICKDPHLHTPMYSFLGSLAFADACTSSSVTPKMLINFLSKNHAISFFDCFAQFYFFGSFATTECFLLVVMAYDRYIAICNPLLYVVVMSNRVCAWLISGSFIISILHTGIHVGLLARLSFCRYNVIQYFYCEILQLFNISCSDPTLNILLVVIFSAIIQVFTFMTILISYSYVVFSILKKKSEKGRSKAFSTCSAHLLSVSLFYGTLFLMYVHPGSAPAEEQNKLYSLFYTIIIPLLNPFIYSLRNKEVKGALRRIMKK, encoded by the coding sequence ATGGCAGAGGAAAACCAGACTCTGGTGATGGAGTTTGTCCTCACAGGACTCACAGATCGTCCAGAGTTGCAGCTGTCCCTGTTCTTGGTGTTTCTGGCGATCTACCTCACCACCACAGTGGGCAACCTTGGACTGATTGCTCTCATCTGTAAGGATCCCCACCTTCACACCCCCATGTACTCATTCCTTGGCAGCTTAGCCTTCGCAGATGCGTGCACTTCTTCCTCTGTGACTCCCAAGATGCTTATCAACTTTTTATCAAAGAATCATGCAATATCCTTTTTTGACTGTTTtgctcagttttatttttttggctcCTTTGCAACAACAGAATGTTTCCTCTTGGTtgtgatggcctatgaccgctacATAGCAATATGTAACCCTTTGCTTTATGTTGTGGTGATGTCCAACAGAGTCTGTGCTTGGTTGATAAGTGGGTCTTTTATAATTAGTATTCTACACACGGGAATTCATGTGGGCTTGCTAGCTAGATTAAGTTTCTGCAGGTACAATGTCATACAATATTTCTACTGTGAAATTTTACAGCTGTTCAACATTTCTTGCAGTGACCCTACACTTAATATACTCCTGGTTGTAATCTTTTCAGCCATTATACAAGTCTTTACTTTTATGACTATTCTCATCTCTTACTCCTATGTTGTGTTTTCCATCTTGAAGAAGAAGTCTGAGAAGGGCAGAAGCAAAGCCTTCTCCACGTGCAGTGcccacctgctctctgtctctttgttctaTGGCACTCTCTTCCTCATGTATGTGCATCCTGGATCTGCACCCGCTGAAGAGCAGAACAAACTGTATTCTTTATTCTACACAATCATAATTCCCCTGCTGAATCCTTTCATTTATAGCCTGAGGAACAAAGAGGTTAAAGGGGCCTTGAGaagaataatgaagaaataa